One genomic region from Leptospira tipperaryensis encodes:
- a CDS encoding type II secretion system protein, with protein sequence MKTNNSSLKFFSKWKHSFRKGFNLIEVSIALALAGIAMTYTYMVISNGIRQQRLAAVMSNAVHLAKIKMAQIDSVSVLQSDNTTGEIPGYPGYSFKTQIGEEDMDLLKLAGKEGKKPEDLLGGRDSEMNKLIMRRSGQANQGASTAGIIRVFRIKVTINYPTGSGTESYTAETFKSAQY encoded by the coding sequence ATGAAAACGAACAACAGCAGCCTTAAATTCTTCTCCAAATGGAAACATTCTTTTCGAAAGGGTTTCAACCTGATCGAGGTTTCCATCGCGCTCGCGTTAGCCGGAATCGCGATGACGTATACGTATATGGTCATTTCCAACGGGATCAGACAACAAAGACTCGCGGCTGTCATGTCAAACGCGGTTCATCTTGCAAAGATCAAGATGGCTCAGATCGATTCCGTTTCGGTTCTTCAATCCGACAACACTACCGGAGAAATTCCGGGTTATCCAGGTTATAGTTTTAAAACACAGATCGGGGAAGAAGATATGGATCTTCTCAAACTCGCGGGTAAGGAAGGTAAAAAACCGGAAGACCTGTTGGGTGGAAGAGATTCGGAGATGAACAAACTGATTATGCGAAGATCCGGTCAGGCGAATCAAGGAGCTTCCACAGCAGGGATCATTCGAGTTTTTAGAATTAAGGTTACGATCAATTATCCTACTGGAAGCGGA